One region of Triticum aestivum cultivar Chinese Spring chromosome 6B, IWGSC CS RefSeq v2.1, whole genome shotgun sequence genomic DNA includes:
- the LOC123137871 gene encoding probable WRKY transcription factor 35: MCDYFLKRVDGDQQAGDLTDIVRAGGAMPAGSADPPSSTATEWLQLPTDPILFPLPQTSSSDGAGPSSADALGDPFSGLPDAFSTDYPSSSGSAAADFFDAVQDAMGIGMAKQVGFVDTTGCGGGGTTVRAGGRFLDMRNHHMFPREMPMRGLSPYALMGGDAAKLGGPMAGHGVAAGPCAFDAVAGLQMSSSPRGGGIKRRKNQARKVVCIPAPAAAVAGKTTGEVVPSDLWAWRKYGQKPIKGSPYPRGYYRCSSSKGCPARKQVERSRTDPNMLVITYTSEHNHPWPTQRNVLAGSTRSHYAKNSSSNTAAAASKNSKNCSRNQHKPVVKAESKDQSAATPAATSTTTTATTSTGNNTPPMTVKEEAEMERRIGGDTTATVGYYSDHLLQQMFSQSYRPMMPEEAGGYHHQDDFFADLTELDSDPVSLIFSTEYMEARPGKEKAAAKDDVDSLFMMDWAPASAAVTTSAGSALEQGDMGL, encoded by the exons ATGTGCGACTACTTCTTGAAGAGGGTGGATGGCGACCAGCAGGCCGGAGACCTCACCGACATCGTCCGAGCTGGCGGGGCCATGCCGGCTGGCTCTGCCGATCCCCCGTCGTCGACGGCCACCGAGTGGCTGCAGCTGCCGACTGACCCGATCCTCTTCCCGCTGCCCCAGACGTCGTCCTCGGACGGTGCTGGGCCGAGCAGCGCAGACGCTCTCGGTGACCCGTTCTCCGGCCTCCCGGATGCCTTCAGCACCGACTACCCCTCCTCCTCCGGCAGCGCCGCCGccgacttcttcgacgccgtccaGGACGCGATGGGTATCGGCATGGCCAAGCAGGTCGGCTTCGTCGACACgaccggctgcggcggcggtggaacAACTGTTCGTGCTGGTGGCAGGTTCCTGGACATGAGGAATCACCATATGTTTCCAAGGGAGATGCCGATGCGCGGGCTGTCGCCGTACGCGCTGATGGGCGGTGACGCGGCGAAGCTCGGCGGGCCGATGGCCGGGCACGGGGTGGCGGCTGGCCCGTGCGCGTTCGACGCCGTCGCAGGGCTGCAGATGTCGTCCTCACCGCGTGGCGGGGGCATCAAGCGCAG GAAGAACCAGGCAAGGAAGGTGGTGTGCATCCCAGCACCTGCAGCAGCAGTGGCCGGGAAGACCACTGGGGAGGTTGTTCCTTCTGATCTCTGGGCTTGGAGGAAGTATGGCCAGAAGCCTATCAAAGGCTCCCCCTACCCAAG AGGGTACTACAGATGCAGTagctccaaggggtgccctgcacGGAAGCAAGTGGAGCGCAGCCGGACGGACCCCAACATGCTGGTCATCACCTACACCTCGGAGCACAACCACCCGTGGCCGACGCAGCGCAACGTGCTCGCCGGCTCCACGCGGTCCCACTACGCCAAGAATAGCAGCAGCAACACAGCTGCAGCTGCGTCCAAGAACAGCAAGAACTGCTCGCGCAATCAGCACAAGCCAGTCGTCAAGGCAGAATCAAAGGATCAATCCGCCGCTACCCCGGCCGCCACGAGCACGACCACCACGGCGACCACAAGCACCGGCAACAACACACCTCCCATGACTGTGAAAGAGGAGGCAGAAATGGAGAGAAGGATAGGCGGTGATACTACAGCAACGGTGGGTTATTACAGTGATCATCTCCTGCAGCAGATGTTCAGCCAGAGCTACAGGCCGATGATGCCCGAGGAGGCCGGCGGCTACCACCACCAGGACGACTTCTTCGCTGACCTCACTGAGCTGGACTCCGACCCTGTCAGCCTCATCTTCTCCACGGAGTACATGGAGGCCAGACCTGGCAAGGAGAAGGCAGCAGCCAAGGACGACGTGGATTCATTATTCATGATGGACTGGGCGCCCGCTAGTGCTGCTGTTACTACTTCTGCAGGGAGCGCACTTGAGCAAGGGGACATGGGTTTATGA